CTTCGATTTCGAACTGCCGCCCGAGAGCATCGCGCTCCGGCCCGCGAGCCCCCGCGATTCCGCGCGGATGCTGGTGGTGCATCCGGACGGCGTGCTGCGCGACGCCTCCATTGCGGACCTGCCGCACTGGCTGGAGCCGGGCGACCAGATCGTCGTCAACGACACCAAGGTGATCTCAGCCCAGCTCAAGGGCCGCCGCATCGGGCGCGAGACCGAGCCGAAGATCGAGGCGACCTTGATCAAGCGGCTCGACGGCTCGCGCTGGCAGGCGCTGGTGAAACCGGCGAAGAAGCTCGCCCCGGGCGATACCATCCGCTTCGGCAACGAGGGCAAGGTCTGCCTGCTCGGCAATCTCGATGCCGAGGTCGAGGCCAAGGGGCAGGAGGGCGAGGTGACGCTGTCATTCTCGTTCCATGGCCCAGTGCTCGACCAGGCCATCGCCGATGTCGGCGCCACGCCGCTGCCGCCCTATATCGCCTCCAAGCGTACACCGGACGACCAGGACGTCAGCGACTACCAGACCATGTTCGCAGCCAATGAAGGTGCGGTCGCCGCGCCGACGGCAGGGCTGCACTTCACGCCGGCGCTGGAAGCCGCGCTGCGCAATCGCGGCGTCACGCTGCACCGGCTGACGCTCCATGTCGGGGCAGGGACGTTCCTGCCGGTGAAGGTCGACGAAACCTCAGAGCACAAGATGCATGCCGAATGGGGCTGCATCACCGCCGAGACCGCCTCTGCCTTGAATGCAGCGCGCGCCAAGGGCGGCCGGATCGTCGCGATCGGCACCACGTCGCTGCGGCTGCTGGAAAGCGCGACGACACCGGACGGCGAGGTCCAGCCGTTCGCGGCGGAAACCTCGATCTTCATCACGCCGGGTTACCGCTTTCGCGCGGTCGATATCCTGCTGACCAATTTCCATCTCCCGCGCTCGACGCTGTTCATGCTGGTCTCGGCCTTCTCCGGCCTCGAGACCATGCAGGGCGCCTACGCCCACGCGATCAAGAACGGCTACCGGTTCTATTCGTACGGCGATGCGTGCCTGCTGTTTCGGGCGAATGAGCGGTAACAGCGACAGGTGGTGCTAAGCCTGATATACCCGCAGCAGGGGTGTATGAGGGGAAAACCATGGCTCTCACAATCGGGGAAATAGGCGGCGTCGTCGGCCTCATCAGCGCTGGGTTCGTCTTTATTGACCGCTATTATAAGGGGCGTCCTGTAGTGTCGCTTACAACAAAGGCGGAGGACGGTCGTATAAAAATCTGCATCAGAATTACGAACACGACGCCTTATGACGTTGCGATCATGGGCAACAAAGTCAAGCGAGGGTGGTTCTTTCGACCTTGCAAAGTATATTTTCTCTCCGATGGACAAAGCACTCGTGCTCTTTTGAATGCGCAGGCGGGCAGGCCACCGCAGTTCATGCTGAAGCCGAACGAAAGCCGAGAGCTGACAATTTGTCCCGCGTTCGAGAACAACGTGGCGTTAGAGGTCGCGGAGCCGGGCCGCGTTGATTTCTTTATCCAATGGCGTCGCGGGAACGCTACTTGGCTCCCCCAGATTCCATTACCTGTTTGCACAAGCACGGAAGCAATCAGACTTTACGGACTCGGAGACCAGAATAGCGGCCTCTAGAAGCGTGGGTGGGTTAGCTGCGAAGCTTAACCCACCCTACGAATCCAACTCGCTCCTCACGCCATCGCGCGTTCGGGCAATAGCTCCGCAATCTGCACCGCGTTCAGCGCGGCGCCCTTGAGCAGTTGATCGGCGGCGACGAACATCGAGATCGAGTGCCCCGAGGGATCGCTGAGGTCCTTGCGGATGCGGCCGACCAGCACGTCGTCCTGGCCGGAGGCGTCGATCGGCATCGGGAAGTAGTTCTTGGCGCGATCGTCGACGATCTTCACCCCCGGTGCCT
The window above is part of the Bradyrhizobium sp. PSBB068 genome. Proteins encoded here:
- the queA gene encoding tRNA preQ1(34) S-adenosylmethionine ribosyltransferase-isomerase QueA produces the protein MRTDLFDFELPPESIALRPASPRDSARMLVVHPDGVLRDASIADLPHWLEPGDQIVVNDTKVISAQLKGRRIGRETEPKIEATLIKRLDGSRWQALVKPAKKLAPGDTIRFGNEGKVCLLGNLDAEVEAKGQEGEVTLSFSFHGPVLDQAIADVGATPLPPYIASKRTPDDQDVSDYQTMFAANEGAVAAPTAGLHFTPALEAALRNRGVTLHRLTLHVGAGTFLPVKVDETSEHKMHAEWGCITAETASALNAARAKGGRIVAIGTTSLRLLESATTPDGEVQPFAAETSIFITPGYRFRAVDILLTNFHLPRSTLFMLVSAFSGLETMQGAYAHAIKNGYRFYSYGDACLLFRANER